From one Cynocephalus volans isolate mCynVol1 chromosome X, mCynVol1.pri, whole genome shotgun sequence genomic stretch:
- the LOC134367843 gene encoding LOW QUALITY PROTEIN: transcription factor SPT20 homolog (The sequence of the model RefSeq protein was modified relative to this genomic sequence to represent the inferred CDS: inserted 3 bases in 2 codons) gives MQRALERALDRAEYIIECAQQRPPQRKCSSSGEKSLYEKLYDIYVEECNKEPEVTEGLRSNVNLLEKLLERESLPCLVVNLYPGNEGYSLMLKGKDGWFSETIRLPCEERQLLEYLDAEELPPVLVKLLEESPVNLFQCGCVIAEVRDYRQSGNMEPPGYQSRHILLRPTMQTLACDVQSMTSDDREWTQDDRLRLESQLILATAEPLCLDPSIAVTCTANRLLYNKQKRNAGPMKQCFKSFSQSSQSRQQELSHCPSRPELRVLTSCKNGKEGKADQHYDLRFSEAGSGVDMWKQRPCDLAVPSEVGAEKYAKGEQSVRSDDSQPTIWPAEEENDDYVFECEAGGQSQKAKGDIMQSFNDPLFCGKIGPCKKARCERQLFLPHFSPEEEPFTWDYSHGFMPGSQADAGRAVIQHQESVQSRDKCPGRMSQSSRGSASPSQLSSGKIPEQPKTVSVQSSISGEGVKHLPAPIQLPSSSRNHSSDSSFPPRQASSSLKCPFSAPAPKPPSLSQKSPVNLNRFKTLLPAATIPASSSQRTPATQVSANPTCLKVINVMGPVCAAHSLARGSHPVLASATGAXPPAGIHPCTPLASGNQLPSALPRAVQAPSQVGMQLILDNALGLRPLTLLQLPHASLILNIQQQPAPPPQQQQQQQQQQQHQSIPQQQLQHPTAYPPQPVAVGGAQGASSQEQALPIQQAVFMNLXGVGGFLQPQTTILHQLGSAQRPPGQSLPQQTFQVAFALPQQQQVQVQQVRFVENPVAVATVATQRAQPQPQSGHIAWQLIGSGHAASQSMGRRYRAIWPKGNGHTTSQSKGGSHTTSQSKGNGHTASQSKGSDLTASKPKHSDHTTSQSKGSGHKAIQPEGSGHGGSQSKGSDHTESQSKSNRYRAIWPKGNGHTTSQSEGGGHTINQSKGSGHTATQAEGSGHAASQSKGSRYRAIRPKGNGHTTSQSKGGDHTASQPEGSGHAASQSKGSDHTASQSKGRRYRAIRPKGNGHTTSQSKGGDHTASQPEGSGHAASQSKGSDHTASQSKGSRYRAIRPKKNGHTTSQSKDGGHTINQSKGSGHTANQAEGSGHAASQSKGSDWTAS, from the exons ATGCAGCGAGCTTTAGAACGAGCTTTGGATCGTGCAGAGTATATCATTGAATGTGCCCAGCAGAGGCCTCCTCAAAGGAAGTGCTCGTCTAGTGGGGAAAAATCTCTGTACGAAAAACTTTATGACATTTATGTCGAGGAGTGTAATAAAGAGCCTGAGGTTACGGAGGGATTAAGAAGCAATGTAAACTTGTTAGAGAAGCTCCTTGAGAGGGAGTCATTGCCGTGTTTGGTGGTCAACCTCTACCCGGGAAATGAGGGATATTCTCTGATGCTCAAGGGAAAAGACGGATGGTTTTCCGAGACCATTCGACTGCCTTGTGAAGAACGGCAGTTGCTTGAATACTTGGATGCAGAAGAATTACCTCCTGTTTTGGTCAAACTCCTGGAAGAATCTCCAGTGAACTTGTTTCAGTGTGGGTGTGTCATAGCAGAAGTACGTGACTACAGGCAGTCCGGTAACATGGAACCTCCAGGTTACCAAAGTAGGCATATTCTCTTACGTCCAACGATGCAGACTTTAGCCTGTGATGTACAGTCAATGACAAGTGATGACCGTGAATGGACCCAGGATGACAGACTTAGGCTTGAGAGCCAGCTGATCTTAGCTACAGCGGAACCACTGTGTCTTGACCCTTCTATAGCAGTAACCTGCACTGCCAACAGACTGCTGTATAACAAGCAGAAGAGGAATGCTGGCCCAATGAAACAGTGCTTCAAGAGCTTTTCTCAGTCCTCTCAGAGTCGGCAGCAGGAGCTGTCTCATTGTCCATCTCGTCCTGAGTTAAGAGTGTTGACTTCttgcaaaaatggaaaagaagggaAGGCAGATCAGCATTATGACCTGAGATTTTCTGAAGCGGGAAGTGGTGTAGACATGTGGAAACAGAGACCCTGTGATTTGGCCGTACCTTCTGAAGTGGGTGCGGAGAAATATGCTAAAGGAGAACAGTCCGTCAGATCTGATGATTCACAACCAACCATCTGGCCAGCTGAAGAGGAAAACGATGATTATGTGTTTGAATGTGAGGCTGGCGGTCAGTCCCAGAAAGCAAAGGGGGACATCATGCAGTCATTTAATGATCCTCTTTTCTGTGGTAAAATTGGGCCATGTAAAAAAGCCAGATGTGAGCGCCAGCTGTTTCTCCCCCACTTCTCCCCAGAGGAAGAACCATTCACATGGGACTATTCACATGGTTTCATGCCTGGGTCACAGGCTGATGCTGGGAGGGCAGTCATTCAGCACCAGGAATCGGTCCAGAGCAGAGACAAATGTCCAGGCAGGATGTCACAGAGCTCCAGGGGCTCAGCCAGTCCCAGTCAGCTTTCTTCAGGAAAAATACCAGAACAGCCTAAGACCGTGTCGGTCCAGTCTTCCATATCGGGGGAGGGAGTAAAACATCTACCTGCCCCCATCCAACTTCCATCAAGCTCAAGAAATCATTCATCGGACAGCAGTTTCCCTCCACGACAGGCAAGCAGCTCTCTTAAGTGTCCATTCTCTGCTCCTGCTCCTAAGCCACCGAGTCTGTCTCAGAAGTCGCCTGTGAATCTCAATCGATTTAAGACACTTCTTCCAGCTGCCACGATCCCAGCCAGCTCCTCACAAAGAACCCCAGCCACCCAGGTCTCAGCAAACCCCACTTGCCTGAAGGTCATCAATGTGATGGGCCCAGTCTGTGCAGCCCATTCTTTGGCGAGGGGCTCACACCCGGTGCTGGCCAGTGCCACTGGTGC CCCTCCTGCAGGAATCCATCCCTGCACCCCTCTGGCCTCGGGAAATCAGCTCCCAAGTGCACTGCCCAGGGCAGTGCAGGCACCTTCTCAAGTGGGTATGCAGCTTATTTTAGACAATGCTTTGGGTCTCAGGCCCTTAACTCTACTCCAGCTTCCACATGCTTCCCTCATTTTGAACATCCAGCAGCAGCCGGCACCGCcaccgcagcagcagcagcagcagcagcagcagcagcagcaccagtcGATTCCACAACAACAGCTTCAGCATCCCACAGCATATCCTCCACAGCCAGTGGCAGTTGGTGGTGCACAAGGGGCCAGCAGCCAGGAACAGGCCTTACCCATTCAGCAAGCTGTTTTCATGAACC ATGGAGTCGGAGGTTTCCTGCAGCCCCAGACAACCATATTGCATCAGCTTGGCTCTGCCCAGAGACCACCTGGGCAAAGCCTTCCTCAGCAGACATTCCAGGTTGCCTTTGCcttgccacagcagcagcaggtaCAGGTACAACAGGTTAGATTTGTGGAGAATCCTGTGGCTGTGGCAACAGTAGCAACCCAAAGAGCTCAGCCACAGCCACAGAGCGGGCATATAGCATGGCAACTAATAGGTAGTGGGCATGCAGCAAGCCAATCAATGGGTCGTAGGTATAGAGCAATCTGGCCAAAGGGAAATGGCCACACAACAAGCCAGTCAAAGGGTGGTAGCCACACAACAAGCCAGTCAAAGGGTAATGGCCATACAGCAAGCCAGTCAAAGGGTAGTGACCTTACAGCAAGCAAGCCAAAGCATAGTGACCATACAACAAGCCAGTCAAAGGGTAGTGGCCATAAAGCAATCCAGCCAGAAGGTAGTGGGCATGGAGGAAGCCAGTCAAAGGGTAGTGACCATACAGAAAGCCAGTCAAAGAGTAATAGGTATAGAGCAATCTGGCCAAAGGGAAATGGCCACACAACAAGCCAGTCAGAGGGTGGTGGCCATACGATAAACCAGTCAAAGGGTAGTGGCCATACAGCAACCCAGGCAGAAGGTAGTGGGCATGCAGCAAGCCAGTCAAAGGGTAGTAGGTACAGAGCAATCCGGCCAAAGGGAAATGGCCACACAACAAGCCAGTCAAAGGGTGGTGACCATACAGCAAGCCAGCCAGAAGGTAGTGGGCATGCAGCAAGCCAGTCAAAGGGTAGTGACCATACAGCAAGCCAGTCAAAGGGTAGAAGGTACAGAGCAATCCGGCCAAAGGGAAATGGCCACACAACAAGCCAGTCAAAGGGTGGTGACCATACAGCAAGCCAGCCAGAAGGTAGTGGGCATGCAGCAAGCCAGTCAAAGGGTAGTGACCATACAGCAAGCCAGTCAAAGGGTAGTAGGTACAGAGCAATCCGGCCAAAGAAAAATGGCCATACAACAAGCCAGTCAAAGGATGGTGGCCATACAATAAACCAGTCAAAGGGTAGTGGCCATACAGCAAACCAGGCAGAAGGTAGTGGGCATGCAGCAAGCCAGTCAAAGGGTAGTGACTGGACAGCCAGCTAG